The DNA segment CTCAAACTTCGCACCTTGAAAGTAGGCTCGGAGCCTTGAAATAAAAGGCTTCATTCATGACGAAAAAGCCATCTTGACACAAAAAAAGTGCACCCCTGTTTGGTAAAATGTAAGTGACCAAACAAACATTCCAAACAGAAGGGGTGCACACTCTAATGGTACACCAAGACAGTCCGTCTGAAAAGCTGATTTCCAGTTTTGGTCGCTTATTTAAGACCCTCAAGATTGGGCAAACGCTGCATGCGTGCGGGATACGTAAAACCTGTGGTGTCCGTGTCATGGACATATTCGGTGTTCTCTTTTCCCTTGCTTTTTTGGGAAAAAGTCTCCACCGTTACATCAACAGTGAACGCGGTGAAGAACTGCCTGGCAAAGACACGTACTACCGATTTTTGAATCATGCGCGCTATTCGTGGAGGAAATTCCTGCTGACCCTTGCGGCACGAGTGATACGGTGCTTCCGCGATCTCACATCATCTCAGCGGGTCAAGGTGTTCATTTTGGATGATTCGGTCCTGAC comes from the Heliomicrobium gestii genome and includes:
- a CDS encoding transposase, with amino-acid sequence MVHQDSPSEKLISSFGRLFKTLKIGQTLHACGIRKTCGVRVMDIFGVLFSLAFLGKSLHRYINSERGEELPGKDTYYRFLNHARYSWRKFLLTLAARVIRCFRDLTSSQRVKVFILDDSVLTKNRSKKAELLARVYDHSKGIFVHGYTLLTLGWSDGFSFVPVDFAVLSSAKNTNRLV